From the Trueperaceae bacterium genome, one window contains:
- a CDS encoding mandelate racemase — protein sequence MTEPTITRLEVVIFEHETQDMGTDYNGFNQIFEKGSVLKTRPAVFRIHTSEGITGEYLAGNGAARIESIADYLLGKNPFEREKIYNDLKRGLRHTDRTAMCPVDVALWDFAGKCFNAPIYQLLGGYKKTLPAYASTLHGDENGGLDSPEAFADFAAQCKDLGYSGFKIHGWGDGPISREVATVLATRDRVGSAMDLMIDPACEYETWADALRVGRACDEAEFFWLEDPYKDGGVSIFAHNKLRSLLKTPLLQTEHVFGLEHHVDFIVNGGTDFVRTGVYEDGGITGAMKVAHAAEGFGLDVEFHFGGLAHRHCIAATRNTNYYELGLVHPNVLRTKPPVYPPEFTDELENIDSDGCVAVPQGPGLGVDLDWDYIKAHEIDRIVRE from the coding sequence ATGACGGAACCTACTATCACGCGACTCGAAGTTGTCATTTTCGAGCATGAGACTCAGGACATGGGTACTGACTACAATGGGTTTAACCAAATATTTGAAAAGGGTTCGGTATTGAAGACTCGGCCTGCAGTCTTTCGGATTCACACGAGCGAAGGGATTACTGGTGAGTATCTTGCTGGTAACGGTGCTGCCCGGATTGAATCTATAGCTGACTACCTTCTGGGGAAGAATCCATTTGAGCGAGAGAAGATTTATAACGACTTAAAACGAGGCTTGAGACACACAGACCGCACGGCTATGTGCCCGGTTGACGTTGCCTTGTGGGACTTTGCTGGAAAGTGTTTTAACGCCCCCATATACCAGCTGCTCGGCGGATATAAGAAGACGCTCCCAGCGTACGCTAGCACCCTTCATGGTGATGAGAACGGGGGCTTAGATTCGCCCGAGGCCTTCGCTGACTTTGCTGCCCAATGTAAGGATTTAGGGTACTCAGGCTTCAAGATCCACGGTTGGGGTGATGGGCCTATCAGCCGTGAGGTAGCTACGGTGCTTGCTACTCGGGACCGTGTTGGTAGCGCAATGGACCTAATGATTGATCCGGCGTGTGAGTACGAAACGTGGGCCGATGCTTTGCGGGTTGGTCGCGCCTGTGATGAGGCAGAGTTTTTCTGGCTGGAAGATCCTTACAAAGACGGTGGTGTGTCAATATTTGCTCACAATAAGCTCCGAAGCTTACTTAAAACCCCTCTACTTCAAACTGAACACGTCTTTGGGTTAGAGCATCATGTTGATTTCATTGTGAACGGCGGCACTGACTTTGTTCGAACGGGAGTTTACGAAGATGGTGGCATTACTGGAGCTATGAAAGTGGCGCATGCTGCTGAGGGTTTTGGTCTAGACGTCGAATTCCATTTCGGAGGTTTAGCGCATCGTCACTGTATTGCTGCGACGCGCAATACCAATTATTATGAGCTCGGACTTGTTCACCCGAATGTGTTGCGCACTAAGCCACCTGTATACCCACCTGAATTTACAGACGAACTCGAGAACATTGACAGTGACGGCTGCGTAGCTGTTCCACAGGGACCAGGTCTTGGCGTGGATCTAGACTGGGATTACATCAAGGCTCACGAGATTGACCGTATCGTTCGTGAATAA
- a CDS encoding isocitrate dehydrogenase (NADP(+)), whose translation MAPLGTPKIIYTRVDEAPALATYSFLPILQTFIQAANIELEIRDISLAGRILAQFGDHLLADQIVSDDLHYLGMLATKPNANIVKLPNISASMPQLNAAIEELQNKGYAIPDYPYEPENDEEYVIRDLYDRVKGSAVNPVLRMGNSDRRAPPSVKTYARTHPHSMGTWSTESTSHVATMSSGDFRHNEVSATVTETDTGPARIEHITINGTVTTLKDGVDLESGEVIDVSTLSCTSLRSFLNEQYTDAKEKGLLFSVHLKATMMKVSDPILFGHAVSTYFADLFDTYQDTFQELDVNPNEGLAALFRKLEELPEDKQEEIENAIRVAMTDGPDLAMVDSDKGITNLHVPSDVIIDASMPAAIRSSGKMWNANGALQDTKFVIPDSSYAGVYQVVIDDCKANGSYDPVTMGSVPNVGLMARKAEEYGSHDKTFEIEEAGTIRVLANSGSILLERPVEAGDLFRMSQTKDDSIRDWVNLAARRGQATGAPIVFWLDGDRPHDKELIYKVRTYLKEHDNQDLDVHILSPIEATFLSCKRIRQGLDTIAVTGNVLRDYLTDLFPILEVGTSAKMLSVVPLMAGGGLFETGAGGSAPKHVQQFVQEGHLRWDSLGEFLAIAASLEHLAEVFDNPSAKVLAASLDRANARYLNDNRGPSRKVNEIDTRGSHYFLARYWAEELASQQENTNLNSRFKVLADRLGAQGVTIESELLAAQGSPVDLGGYYMPDETKAVMSMRPSVTLNAALQELKGELKI comes from the coding sequence ATGGCCCCACTCGGTACCCCAAAAATTATCTATACTCGCGTTGATGAGGCGCCGGCTTTAGCGACCTATTCATTTTTGCCAATCTTACAAACTTTTATTCAAGCAGCAAATATTGAGCTCGAGATCCGTGACATTTCGCTGGCCGGGAGAATTCTAGCTCAGTTTGGTGACCACCTTCTCGCTGACCAAATAGTATCGGATGATCTGCATTATCTTGGAATGTTGGCTACTAAGCCGAACGCCAACATCGTAAAGTTACCGAACATTAGTGCGTCAATGCCCCAGCTTAATGCAGCGATCGAAGAGTTACAGAATAAGGGCTATGCTATACCCGACTATCCCTACGAGCCAGAGAATGATGAAGAGTACGTTATTCGGGATCTCTACGATCGTGTAAAAGGTAGCGCTGTTAATCCGGTACTGAGAATGGGTAACAGTGATCGAAGGGCACCGCCTTCAGTCAAAACATACGCTCGTACGCATCCGCACTCAATGGGCACATGGAGCACCGAATCAACTTCCCACGTGGCAACAATGTCATCAGGGGACTTCCGTCACAACGAGGTTTCAGCAACCGTAACTGAGACTGATACTGGTCCGGCTCGAATAGAACACATCACGATTAATGGCACTGTCACCACCCTGAAGGACGGAGTTGACCTTGAGTCTGGGGAAGTGATCGACGTTAGTACCTTGAGTTGCACGTCACTCCGGTCTTTTCTCAATGAGCAATACACAGATGCAAAGGAGAAGGGATTGCTGTTCTCTGTTCATCTCAAAGCAACGATGATGAAGGTGAGCGATCCGATCCTTTTCGGACACGCGGTCTCTACTTACTTTGCAGATCTTTTTGATACATATCAAGACACCTTCCAGGAATTAGATGTGAATCCGAACGAGGGCCTAGCAGCACTTTTCCGCAAACTCGAAGAATTGCCTGAAGACAAACAGGAAGAAATTGAGAACGCAATAAGGGTTGCTATGACAGATGGGCCTGACCTTGCAATGGTTGACTCTGATAAAGGCATCACCAATCTTCACGTACCAAGCGACGTAATTATCGATGCGTCTATGCCAGCTGCAATACGAAGTTCTGGGAAAATGTGGAATGCGAATGGTGCTTTACAGGACACTAAATTCGTTATTCCTGATAGCAGCTATGCTGGTGTCTACCAGGTAGTTATTGACGATTGCAAGGCTAACGGTAGTTACGATCCGGTCACGATGGGCTCTGTGCCTAATGTTGGATTAATGGCTCGTAAAGCTGAGGAATATGGATCGCATGACAAGACCTTCGAAATAGAAGAAGCAGGTACAATTCGCGTTCTTGCCAATTCAGGCAGCATTCTTCTCGAGCGACCGGTTGAAGCTGGTGACCTCTTTCGGATGTCTCAAACAAAGGACGATTCTATTCGTGATTGGGTAAACCTTGCTGCTCGCCGCGGTCAAGCTACTGGTGCACCAATTGTTTTTTGGCTTGATGGAGATCGGCCCCATGACAAAGAGTTAATTTACAAGGTCAGAACCTACCTCAAGGAGCACGATAATCAAGACCTAGATGTTCATATTCTCTCACCTATCGAGGCTACCTTCTTATCGTGTAAACGTATTCGTCAGGGACTTGACACTATTGCTGTTACAGGAAATGTACTACGTGACTACCTTACAGACTTATTCCCGATTCTAGAGGTTGGAACTAGTGCAAAGATGCTTTCGGTAGTTCCTCTCATGGCGGGCGGTGGTCTATTCGAGACTGGCGCGGGTGGTTCTGCGCCAAAGCACGTACAGCAGTTTGTACAAGAGGGACATCTCCGCTGGGATTCTCTTGGTGAGTTCTTAGCCATAGCTGCCTCTCTTGAACACCTAGCAGAAGTTTTCGATAATCCCTCGGCTAAGGTCTTAGCTGCTTCGTTAGATAGGGCTAATGCTCGTTATCTTAATGACAACCGTGGGCCGTCACGTAAAGTCAACGAAATCGACACTCGTGGTAGCCACTATTTTCTTGCCCGTTACTGGGCAGAGGAGTTGGCCTCTCAACAAGAAAATACTAATCTCAACTCTCGATTTAAAGTCCTTGCTGACAGACTTGGTGCCCAAGGCGTGACTATCGAATCCGAGTTGTTGGCGGCGCAAGGCTCTCCTGTGGATCTTGGTGGTTATTACATGCCCGATGAGACCAAAGCCGTTATGTCGATGCGACCAAGCGTTACCTTAAACGCCGCACTACAAGAACTTAAAGGAGAACTGAAAATCTAG
- a CDS encoding phytanoyl-CoA dioxygenase, which produces MHDAQIMKSVMETYGATHKGITEQHRHELDVLGYTVFEDVIDPIWLENLRTTFETLFKQEGSNAGSEAPTPGSDQVRRLADLVNKGKVFDLIYTHPIVLSAAYHVIKKPFKLVSLNGHDPKPGFGQQALHSDFQGSRLAGASQQTNALWMLDDIAEDNGATRVVPGSHLSPHFPQDLMENVMNKHPDEVYITGSAGSVAFFNGQIWHGGTTNLSNRTRRVYHSAFTARENQQQTDQRAYLRPETRARLTNEARFLLDV; this is translated from the coding sequence ATGCACGATGCCCAAATCATGAAATCAGTAATGGAAACCTACGGCGCGACACACAAGGGTATTACTGAACAGCACCGACATGAACTCGACGTATTGGGATACACGGTATTTGAAGATGTAATCGACCCTATTTGGTTGGAAAACTTACGAACCACATTTGAAACGTTATTTAAGCAAGAAGGAAGTAACGCTGGTAGTGAAGCACCCACTCCAGGTTCAGACCAAGTTAGACGACTAGCTGATCTTGTTAATAAAGGCAAGGTGTTTGACCTGATCTATACTCATCCGATAGTCCTATCCGCCGCATATCACGTGATTAAGAAACCGTTCAAATTGGTTTCTCTTAATGGCCATGACCCTAAGCCGGGGTTTGGTCAACAAGCACTGCATTCTGATTTTCAAGGGTCTCGTTTAGCCGGCGCCTCCCAGCAAACTAATGCACTTTGGATGCTTGACGACATCGCAGAGGATAACGGGGCCACACGAGTTGTTCCGGGAAGCCACCTATCACCCCATTTCCCCCAAGACCTAATGGAAAATGTAATGAACAAACATCCTGATGAGGTTTATATTACGGGGTCAGCAGGGTCGGTGGCGTTTTTCAATGGTCAAATCTGGCATGGTGGTACGACCAACCTTTCGAATCGTACACGTCGGGTTTACCATTCTGCTTTCACCGCAAGGGAAAATCAACAACAGACAGACCAGCGAGCTTATTTACGTCCTGAAACTCGAGCGCGCCTCACAAATGAGGCGCGCTTTCTTCTTGACGTTTAA
- a CDS encoding NADP-dependent oxidoreductase — MVDLADFELRTVPTPTPREGQLLIKNLFLSVDPYMRGRMNAAKTYAANFPVGEVIPGRTVGQVVSSRHPVFAEGDTVLTGLGWENFSLSDGDGLRKLPADAEHLSTYLGVLGMPGFTGYYGLLHVGKPKPGETVYVSGAAGAVGSVVGHIAKLAGCRVVGSAGGPNKVAHLRELGFDETIDYRVAGNMRHAVAKACPEGIDVYFDNVGGDTLEAAIANMNQYGRIVACGGISLYNDAEPRPGPNNMFLVIGRRLTIQGFIVSDHVQHQEAFERDMTRWLSEGHVRFDETVSEGIESAPQAFINLFTGEKLGKQIVKLT; from the coding sequence ATGGTTGATCTAGCTGATTTTGAGTTACGTACCGTTCCAACGCCGACTCCTCGAGAAGGTCAGTTGCTAATTAAGAACCTATTCTTATCAGTTGACCCTTACATGCGGGGACGAATGAATGCAGCCAAGACTTACGCTGCTAACTTCCCTGTAGGTGAGGTTATTCCGGGAAGGACTGTTGGACAAGTGGTTTCCTCCCGCCATCCGGTATTTGCAGAGGGTGACACCGTTCTCACAGGTTTAGGTTGGGAGAACTTCTCGCTATCGGATGGGGATGGCCTTCGTAAGTTACCTGCAGACGCGGAACACCTCTCAACCTACTTAGGTGTTCTTGGTATGCCTGGCTTTACCGGTTACTACGGGTTACTACACGTTGGAAAACCAAAACCTGGCGAAACGGTTTACGTTTCTGGAGCTGCTGGGGCTGTTGGCAGCGTAGTTGGCCATATTGCGAAGCTCGCAGGTTGCCGCGTCGTTGGCAGTGCTGGTGGGCCAAACAAGGTTGCGCACCTACGGGAACTTGGTTTCGACGAGACTATCGATTATCGGGTGGCCGGAAATATGCGCCACGCGGTTGCAAAGGCATGTCCCGAGGGGATAGATGTTTATTTCGATAATGTAGGTGGTGATACGTTAGAGGCGGCAATCGCTAACATGAACCAATACGGCCGTATCGTTGCTTGCGGTGGGATTTCGCTCTATAACGATGCCGAGCCGAGACCAGGACCCAACAACATGTTCCTTGTCATTGGACGCCGCCTTACGATCCAAGGTTTCATTGTAAGTGATCACGTGCAGCATCAGGAGGCCTTTGAACGTGACATGACACGGTGGTTGTCTGAAGGTCATGTACGTTTCGATGAGACGGTAAGTGAAGGCATTGAAAGTGCCCCCCAAGCTTTCATAAACTTGTTCACTGGCGAAAAATTAGGGAAACAGATTGTCAAACTAACTTAG
- a CDS encoding 1-phosphofructokinase: MNLEATAPAVIKIRTVTLNPALDLNMFFTQPRLGVLNRETSSYLEASGKGLNVAAALSAQGIISTAIVPLGGPLGEVMRGMLGDVPFELLIVEIEGFSRINTKVTDDNSGEMTEFNGRGGRLEITELTTCSTLIMDGLVAGDTVVLSGSLPPGAPLETYRDLVENIQSQGAKVAVDSSSEPLKLALTAGPDLVKPNQREAEELLGKPLLTFGDAVNAVRNISEQGAKEVILSLGKEGVLFLDARGTMLFTKPPEVQALSTTGCGDALVAGYLFGCQQNWSLQETARYATAMAVGRAKISGPTFPDSRLTEELVRKINVSQINEINFNHKLLD; encoded by the coding sequence TTGAACCTTGAAGCTACAGCCCCGGCGGTCATCAAGATACGGACAGTAACGTTAAACCCCGCGCTTGACCTCAATATGTTTTTCACGCAACCGCGCTTAGGCGTCCTTAACCGTGAGACTAGCAGTTACTTAGAGGCTAGCGGAAAGGGACTTAACGTAGCTGCAGCCCTATCTGCTCAGGGCATCATTTCAACTGCGATAGTACCTCTTGGTGGACCGTTGGGCGAAGTCATGAGAGGCATGTTGGGCGATGTACCATTCGAATTATTGATAGTAGAGATCGAAGGGTTTTCAAGGATAAACACCAAGGTTACTGATGATAATAGCGGTGAGATGACTGAGTTTAACGGCCGAGGTGGTCGCCTTGAGATTACGGAGCTCACTACCTGCTCAACACTCATTATGGACGGTTTAGTTGCCGGCGACACAGTGGTCTTATCAGGGAGCCTACCTCCCGGCGCACCACTCGAAACATACCGTGACTTGGTTGAAAACATCCAGAGCCAAGGGGCCAAGGTAGCTGTCGACAGTTCGAGCGAACCATTGAAGTTGGCCCTCACTGCTGGCCCGGATTTAGTAAAACCTAATCAACGGGAGGCCGAGGAGCTTTTAGGGAAACCCCTCTTAACCTTTGGTGACGCAGTGAATGCTGTGCGAAACATTAGTGAGCAGGGAGCAAAAGAGGTGATCCTTTCGCTAGGAAAAGAAGGTGTACTGTTCCTAGATGCCCGAGGGACAATGTTGTTCACTAAACCCCCGGAGGTGCAAGCACTAAGCACCACTGGCTGTGGGGATGCATTAGTAGCGGGTTACCTGTTTGGCTGTCAGCAAAATTGGTCTCTGCAGGAAACTGCTCGGTATGCAACCGCAATGGCTGTAGGCCGGGCTAAAATCAGTGGTCCCACCTTTCCAGATTCACGACTAACTGAAGAATTAGTTCGTAAAATTAATGTTTCGCAAATTAACGAAATTAACTTCAACCACAAGCTTTTAGACTGA
- a CDS encoding 2,5-dichloro-2,5-cyclohexadiene-1,4-diol dehydrogenase: MSSRLEGKVVIITGATSGIGYRTAEIFVEEGAQVLLAGRRTEKGEQLANKLGASSVFLRTDVTQEEDVEAMISTAVERWGRVDCLFNNASSGGPSGPVEQLTYADFQTAMDLQIGSIFLGIKHVVPVMKKLGGGTIVNNASIAGLSVGYGPMLYSTGKAAVIHMTRCLAIELGEFRVRLNCISPGGIMTPIFLGAKRDELSTDEEEGAVERLASLYDERSPLKRAGRPDDIAYAAVYLASEESNHVTGENLVVDAGGSLGRSLETQAQWATWRREALFGN, translated from the coding sequence ATGAGCAGTAGGCTTGAGGGAAAAGTTGTAATCATTACTGGCGCAACTAGCGGCATTGGCTATCGGACAGCAGAAATTTTCGTAGAGGAAGGAGCTCAGGTTCTGCTGGCTGGAAGGAGAACGGAAAAGGGAGAACAGTTAGCTAATAAACTCGGCGCCTCATCTGTCTTTTTGAGGACTGACGTCACGCAAGAGGAAGACGTCGAAGCAATGATCAGCACTGCCGTGGAGCGGTGGGGCCGAGTCGATTGTCTTTTCAACAACGCCAGTTCGGGAGGTCCTTCAGGACCAGTGGAACAACTCACTTATGCAGACTTCCAGACCGCCATGGATCTCCAAATCGGCTCGATATTTCTAGGTATTAAGCACGTCGTACCTGTGATGAAAAAGCTTGGTGGTGGAACCATAGTTAATAATGCTTCTATAGCTGGGCTTAGCGTTGGTTATGGCCCTATGCTCTACTCTACTGGCAAAGCAGCAGTTATTCACATGACCAGATGCCTAGCTATTGAACTAGGGGAATTCCGAGTAAGACTTAACTGTATTTCCCCTGGTGGCATCATGACCCCTATTTTCCTGGGTGCGAAGCGGGATGAGCTCTCAACAGATGAAGAGGAGGGCGCAGTCGAAAGGTTGGCGTCTCTTTATGATGAGCGTTCGCCCCTCAAGCGTGCCGGCAGACCAGACGATATTGCTTACGCTGCGGTGTACCTTGCCTCGGAGGAAAGCAATCACGTCACCGGTGAAAACTTAGTGGTTGATGCGGGCGGTTCCCTAGGTCGTAGTCTCGAAACCCAGGCTCAATGGGCAACTTGGCGTCGAGAAGCATTGTTTGGCAATTGA
- a CDS encoding erythritol/L-threitol dehydrogenase, producing MEAVVCYGPEDYRLEERPVPQPESGEILIRVKSTGICASDIKCYSGAPLFWGDEHRTGFCQAPVVPGHEFVGEVVAFGEGGNTNSGLEIGDYAVSEQIVPCWQCRYCQRGQYWMCQVHDIYGFRQAAQGSWAAYMVFPANAISYKVPKNLPTHHAAFIEPLSCSIHAVERGEIEFGDTVVIAGCGPLGLGMIAAAKMKNPEKIIALDLSNDRLDLAKRCGADLGINPGSTDSINEVLDLTGGYGCDVYIEATGHPAAVEQGLQMIRKLGTFVEFSVMREPVTIDWTIIGDTKELNIHGSHLGPYCYPIAIRMLEKGILPMEEIVTHRLPLSEFQQGINLVSSGSSSVKVTLEP from the coding sequence ATGGAAGCGGTTGTTTGTTACGGCCCAGAAGACTATCGGCTTGAAGAACGCCCAGTACCACAACCAGAATCAGGCGAAATATTAATCCGGGTAAAAAGCACAGGAATATGCGCTAGCGACATCAAGTGTTACTCGGGCGCACCTCTTTTTTGGGGCGATGAACACCGAACAGGTTTCTGTCAAGCACCAGTCGTTCCAGGTCACGAGTTCGTAGGCGAGGTAGTGGCATTCGGGGAAGGTGGTAATACAAACTCTGGACTCGAGATAGGTGATTACGCAGTAAGCGAACAAATCGTCCCCTGTTGGCAGTGTCGATATTGCCAAAGAGGCCAGTATTGGATGTGCCAGGTGCACGACATTTATGGTTTTCGTCAAGCTGCCCAGGGTTCCTGGGCAGCTTACATGGTCTTCCCAGCTAATGCAATTAGCTACAAGGTCCCTAAGAACCTCCCTACCCACCATGCTGCATTCATCGAACCTCTCTCCTGCTCGATACACGCAGTAGAACGCGGCGAAATAGAGTTTGGCGACACTGTGGTGATTGCCGGATGCGGCCCACTTGGACTCGGCATGATCGCAGCAGCTAAAATGAAGAACCCTGAGAAAATAATCGCGCTTGACCTCAGTAATGACCGTCTTGATTTGGCCAAGCGGTGCGGTGCCGACCTGGGTATAAATCCAGGATCAACTGATTCTATTAACGAAGTTCTCGACCTTACCGGCGGTTACGGTTGCGACGTTTACATTGAGGCTACCGGTCATCCTGCCGCAGTAGAGCAGGGTCTTCAGATGATCCGTAAACTCGGGACCTTTGTGGAATTTAGCGTTATGCGTGAGCCTGTTACTATTGACTGGACCATTATAGGGGACACTAAAGAACTCAATATACATGGATCTCATCTAGGGCCATACTGTTATCCCATTGCAATCCGAATGCTAGAAAAGGGGATTCTGCCGATGGAAGAAATCGTCACTCACCGTTTACCTTTAAGTGAGTTCCAGCAGGGAATAAATCTCGTCTCCTCGGGTAGTTCTTCGGTAAAGGTAACACTTGAACCTTGA
- a CDS encoding aldo/keto reductase translates to METRELGPFQVSTVGLGCNNFGGRIDASATEAVVGACLDAEINFFDTADIYGDKQSEVLLGRALGKLRDDVIIASKFGYLDGAAPETAREACHGSLKRLGTDRIDLYYVHKPDPSVPIAETLGALSELVQEGSVREIACSNFSPEQLHEAEETAEEVRFIALQNEYSLLHRNPETEGTLDVSNELDLAFVPYFPLASGLLTGKYRLDQEKPTGTRLADREIENDKLQIVEKLITFTESRGRTILELAFSWLLMKPAVTSVIAGATRPEQVHANAAAASWVLSAEEMAEVNQIIQN, encoded by the coding sequence ATGGAAACCCGAGAACTAGGACCATTTCAAGTCTCCACTGTCGGTTTAGGTTGTAATAATTTCGGTGGGCGTATAGACGCAAGCGCAACCGAAGCAGTTGTTGGAGCCTGCCTTGATGCCGAAATCAATTTCTTTGACACTGCTGATATTTACGGTGATAAACAGAGTGAGGTTCTACTCGGCCGAGCTCTTGGGAAACTTAGAGATGATGTAATTATTGCATCGAAGTTCGGTTATCTCGACGGAGCAGCTCCAGAAACAGCTAGAGAAGCCTGCCATGGGAGCTTAAAGCGTCTCGGTACCGACCGTATTGATCTCTATTACGTCCACAAGCCTGACCCGTCTGTCCCAATTGCTGAAACCTTAGGTGCTCTTAGTGAGTTAGTTCAGGAGGGTTCGGTTCGAGAGATAGCTTGCTCTAACTTCTCGCCCGAACAATTGCACGAGGCTGAGGAGACGGCGGAAGAAGTTCGCTTTATTGCCCTACAGAATGAATATTCTTTGCTTCATCGTAACCCTGAAACTGAAGGAACATTAGATGTAAGTAATGAGCTAGACCTAGCTTTTGTGCCTTATTTCCCATTAGCGAGTGGTTTATTAACCGGGAAATACAGGTTGGACCAGGAAAAGCCAACGGGTACTCGCCTTGCTGACCGAGAGATTGAAAATGACAAATTGCAGATCGTGGAAAAGTTAATTACGTTCACCGAGTCAAGAGGACGCACCATCCTTGAGCTAGCCTTCTCTTGGCTTTTGATGAAGCCTGCGGTTACGTCTGTCATTGCGGGTGCAACCCGGCCAGAACAAGTTCACGCAAATGCTGCAGCAGCCAGCTGGGTTCTATCAGCAGAAGAGATGGCCGAGGTTAACCAAATAATTCAGAACTAA
- a CDS encoding 3-chlorobenzoate-3,4-dioxygenase, which produces MTKYRAGIIGRTGGGDYGHGLDRAFEGIPDVEVVAIADNNSTGLQDAGKRLGLENLYLDFHQMLERERLDLVVVAPRWVDCHAEMVVAAAESGVRGIFCEKPLAATLAEADVMVDACERNGVRMVVAHRRACAYEQHAKRLVDEGAIGQVHTMRAHGKSDHRAGAMDLTVLGTHMMDSMRYIANSNVSWAYGHVTQDGREVSPVDFREEKEGVGLVAGNGVTAYYVFENGITAHYDSYPGDLHERSSARVFGFEIYGLNGIISLRNSPRGEMYLYPHGLWIPGEENGSWERIYLNEWEYGPDGQPWTGDDYTRLSNHMIAKELIASIEEDRDVRNVSSLRDSRAALEMVMAVHESQRLRTRVSFPLENRDNPYDTWNSSQS; this is translated from the coding sequence ATGACCAAATACCGTGCAGGCATTATCGGCAGGACTGGTGGCGGAGATTACGGGCACGGTCTTGACCGAGCGTTCGAAGGAATTCCTGATGTTGAAGTCGTAGCTATTGCTGACAACAACAGCACAGGGCTTCAGGACGCTGGCAAGCGCCTAGGGCTAGAGAACTTATACTTAGACTTTCATCAGATGCTTGAGAGAGAACGGCTAGATCTTGTCGTAGTGGCACCTCGTTGGGTTGACTGCCACGCTGAAATGGTCGTTGCTGCGGCGGAATCTGGTGTACGCGGCATCTTTTGTGAGAAGCCCCTTGCCGCTACGTTAGCTGAAGCAGATGTCATGGTTGATGCGTGCGAGCGAAATGGGGTGCGCATGGTGGTAGCACACCGTCGAGCTTGTGCATATGAACAACATGCAAAGCGTTTGGTTGACGAGGGTGCTATCGGTCAAGTTCATACTATGCGAGCCCATGGCAAATCGGACCACCGGGCTGGAGCAATGGACCTGACGGTCTTAGGCACCCACATGATGGACAGCATGAGGTACATTGCGAACTCGAATGTTTCGTGGGCGTATGGTCACGTCACTCAGGACGGTCGTGAAGTAAGCCCAGTTGATTTCCGAGAGGAAAAAGAGGGCGTAGGCCTTGTGGCAGGAAATGGCGTAACAGCGTATTACGTTTTCGAAAATGGCATAACTGCACACTACGATTCCTATCCTGGGGACCTTCACGAAAGATCTAGTGCGAGAGTGTTTGGTTTTGAGATATACGGTTTGAATGGCATTATCTCACTCCGAAACTCACCAAGGGGAGAAATGTACCTATATCCTCACGGCCTCTGGATTCCTGGTGAGGAAAATGGGAGTTGGGAACGGATTTATCTCAATGAGTGGGAATACGGTCCGGACGGACAGCCCTGGACTGGCGATGACTATACTCGCCTCAGTAATCACATGATAGCAAAGGAATTAATTGCTTCTATAGAGGAAGATAGAGATGTTCGTAATGTTTCGAGTCTTCGTGACTCACGGGCCGCCTTGGAGATGGTTATGGCTGTGCATGAATCACAGAGACTACGCACTCGTGTTTCTTTCCCACTTGAGAATCGCGACAATCCTTATGATACTTGGAATTCTTCTCAAAGTTAG